GCACCGGGCGGAGCGGCTCGCGGAATCGTTCTCGGCGATGATCGACTTCCTGCGCGAGCGCGGCCTGGACGACCGGGTTGCCTTCGTCGAGCTGCACAACGAGGTCACCACCGGTCACCTCGCCGATGGTCTGGGAGTCGACGACGAGGCCGCGCGCGTCATCGCCATCGAGCCGCGGCTGAGCCGTGGCATCCGTCGCTTCCACGACCTGCAGCCCGAGGTTCCCGTCACCGTCAACTACTCCCGGGTGCCGGTCGGCGCGATGCGTGCGATCCCGGCCGAAGCCGACGTCATCGTCGTGCACCCCTACGTGTACGGGGTGCTCGACGAGGTGACCGCGGCGTTCGATCTGCGCGGCTCGCTCGCCGAGTTCCCGCGCGAGGCGGTCGAAGCGGCCGGACTGCTGCGGCCCGGAGCCCCTGAGGCGACGTCGTGGGTGCTGCCCGCCGCGACCGCATGGAAGATGGACGCCACCATCGTCGGCAAGCCCGAGATCTTCATGCACGACTGGATGGATGCCGAGGCATTCGACCGCTACCTGTACGAGCGGTACGAGAGTCACCGTGTCGAGATGCACCGTGTGCTGTCGATCTGGCTCGAGGTCGCGGCCGATGCCGCGGCGGCCCGCGGGATCCCTCTGGTTCTGGGTGAGGGATGGGTTGGCTACACGCCGCTTCGCAGCTGGTTCGAAGAGGGACCTGTCGGCGCGGCGTACTGCCGATTCGCCGTCGCCGAGTCGGCGCGTGTGGGTGCGTGGGGAACGCTCGTGTGCTCGAACGCCGCACCTCACCATCCGATGTGGGGGGAGATTGCACTCCAGCAGGAGTGCAACGAGCTGTTCATCCAACGCCGGTCACAGCAGTGATCCGGCCGTCGTCGAGGAGGACGATCATGGCAGATAAATGGGAGATGTCACGGCGCGGGTTCCTGGTGAGCTCGCTGGGCGCGGGAGCACTGCTGCTCGCATCGTGCGCCACGGGCGGTACCGGGCCCAGCGGCGGCGGTGGGGGAGGAGGCGGCATCGTGCTGCAGTCCTCGCTCTCGGATCCGGCCCCGAAGAAGGCGCTCGAGAAGCTGGTCGCCGGATACAAGTCGGGAGGGGTCACCCTCAACACGGTCGCCATCGAGCAGTTCCGTGCGCAGCTGTCGACGTACCTGACCTCGGCGAACCCGCCGGACGTGCTCACCTGGTACGCCGGCTCCGTCGCGCGCGACTATGCGAGCAAGGACCTGCTGCTGGACATCTCCGATCTCTGGGAGGGGACGGGCGCGGCATCCGGATACTCCAAGGCGCTGAAGGACCTCTCCACCGCGGATGACGGCAAGCAGATCTTCATGCCCACCAACTACTACTGGTGGAGCGTGTTCTTCCTGAAGTCGCACTTCAAGGAGTGGGGCGTGCAGCCGCCGAACACGTGGGACGAGTTCATCTCGCTCTGCGACAAGCTCAAGAAGGACGGCATCCACCCGCTGGCCAACGGCATCGGATCCACGCCCTGGATGGCGTCGGGGTGGTTCGACATCCTCAACCTGCGCGTCAACGGCGCCGACTTCCACAAGGAGCTCCTCGCGGGAAAGCGCTCCTTCGACAGCGCCGAAGTGCGAAAGACCATGTCGTACTACGCGCAGCTCGTGCCGTACTTCGACCCGAACATGGCCTCGTACGCCTGGCAGGATGCGGTCACCCCGCTCGTGCAGGGCAAGGACGCCATGTACCTGACGGGTGCGTTCATCAGCCAGAACATCACCACCGGCGACCCCGACGACCTCGACTTCTTCACGGTCCCGGTCATCGACCCGTCGATCCCGCGCGCCGAGGAGGCGCCGACCGACGGCTACTTCGCCAGTGCCAAGACGAAGGACCCCAAGGCGACGAAGGAGTTCCTGTCGTTCCTGGCCAGCCCCGAGTCGCAGCAGCAGTTCATCGAGGCATCCCAGTCGTCGAACCTGCCCACCTCGCCCGACGTCGACGCCAGCAAGTTCTCTCCGCTTGTGAGGAAGGGTCTGGAGATGCTGAACAGCACCGAGCAGATCACGCAGTTCTTCAACCGCGACTCCTCCGACGCGCTGCAGACCACGGCGGATGCCGCGCTGACGAAGTTCCTCGCACAGCCCAAGGACGTCGACGCCATCCTCAAGGAGTGGCAGACGGCCGCTCAGCGGGTCTTCGACGCGTGAGCACCATGACTGCCGGCCGGACGGACGACGCCACGTCCCTGATCACCACGGGGCGGAGGCGCCGTGGACCCCGGCGGGTTCCTCCCCTGGTGTGGGCGTTCCTGCTCATCCCTCTGGTCATCGAACTGGCACTCGTCTTCTGGCCGGCGGTCAACAGCTTCTACATCTCGTTGACGAAATGGAACGGCGCGGGCACCCCGGAGTTCATCGGGTTCAAGAACTTCGAGAACCTGCTGAGCGACCCGGTGTTCGGCACCGCCTTCGTGAACAACGTGATCTGGGTGATCGGGTTCGGCGGCGCCTCGGTGGCACTCGGCCTCGCGCTCGCCGTCGCGCTGAACAAGCCCCGTCGTGGGGTGGGCTTCTATCGCAGTGCGATCTACCTGCCCATGGTCTTCTCGCTCGCCGTGACCGGCCTTTTCTGGCGGCTGCTCTACCAGCCCGACGGCGCGGTCAACACGTTCCTCGGCCTGATCGGCCTGGAGAGCTGGGAGAAGCAGTGGCTGGCAGATCCGAACCTCGCCCTCTACGCGGTGCTCATCGCCGCGGTGTGGCGCCAGGTCGGCTACATCATGGTGCTCTACCTCGCCGGGCTGAAGGGCGTCGACCCCGCCCTGGAAGAGGCAGCCGCCGTCGACGGCGCCAGCCCCTGGCAGCGCTTCTGGCGCATCGTGATGCCGCAGCTGAAGGGCGTCAGCTCGATCGTGTTCGCCGTCACGGTGATCGATTCGCTGCGCACCTTCGACATCGTGTGGGCCATGACCCGCGGTGGCCCGTACAACTCCTCGCAGCTGCTGTCGACGTACATGTATCAGACGAGCTTCAGCGTGGTGGATCTGGGGTACGGCTCGGCGATCGCCGTGGTGATCTTCCTGCTGGCGATCCTGTTCATCATCGGATACCTGGTGCGGGCATCGAAGGAGGAGGACTGAGATGAGCGCTACGACCGTCGCCGCTCCGGTGGCATCCGCCCCCTCGGCATCCATCCCGCCGGTGCGCCGCCGCCGCAGGCCATGGATCTTCCACGTCGTCATGACGCCGATCGCGATCCTCTGGATCCTGCCGCTCGCGTTCGTCGTGCTGGTGGCCTTCCGCACCTTCGCCGACCTGACCTCCAACGGTCTGGGCTCCCTGCCGCAGTCCTTCACCCTCGAGGGCTTCGTGACCGTCTTCCGCGACGGACTCGGCGGCGGCCAGGCGCTGATCAACAGCGTCATCGTCACCGGCTTCACCGTGGTGTTCTCGCTGCTGCTGGCATCCTGGGCGGCGTTCGCGCTCAGCAAGCACGACATCCCGGGACGGCGCGCAGTGCTGCTGGTGATGCTGGCCGGCAACCTGCTGCCGCCGCAGATCCTGCTGATCCCCGTCGCGCGCATCTGCGAGAGCCTCGGCATCGCCGACACGCTGCTCGCCCTGATCATCGTGCAGGTCGCCTTCGGACTGGGCTTCTACACGTTCGTGCTGCACGGCTTCATGCGCTCGCTGCCCGGTGAGATCTTCGAGGCGGCCAGGGTGGACGGCGCGGGCCCGCTGCGCACGTACCTGCAGATCCGCGATGCCGCTGTGCCGCCCGTCGCTCGCCG
Above is a genomic segment from Microbacterium sp. W4I4 containing:
- a CDS encoding carbohydrate ABC transporter permease, which translates into the protein MSATTVAAPVASAPSASIPPVRRRRRPWIFHVVMTPIAILWILPLAFVVLVAFRTFADLTSNGLGSLPQSFTLEGFVTVFRDGLGGGQALINSVIVTGFTVVFSLLLASWAAFALSKHDIPGRRAVLLVMLAGNLLPPQILLIPVARICESLGIADTLLALIIVQVAFGLGFYTFVLHGFMRSLPGEIFEAARVDGAGPLRTYLQIRDAAVPPVARRARRLGDDVDLERPAVGADRAAQRVEIPDHRGAAEHPGRLRQSVERGRRRRRDRGHPHRHRVLRVPEAVRVWSRHRIGQVDGQVAVDAPHGADAVRHQPHRRRAQHRPGSLGRAAGAGARVRAAGAGADPRHRDRRASRRVRVGRPASHGLHRAARRAR
- a CDS encoding ABC transporter substrate-binding protein; the protein is MADKWEMSRRGFLVSSLGAGALLLASCATGGTGPSGGGGGGGGIVLQSSLSDPAPKKALEKLVAGYKSGGVTLNTVAIEQFRAQLSTYLTSANPPDVLTWYAGSVARDYASKDLLLDISDLWEGTGAASGYSKALKDLSTADDGKQIFMPTNYYWWSVFFLKSHFKEWGVQPPNTWDEFISLCDKLKKDGIHPLANGIGSTPWMASGWFDILNLRVNGADFHKELLAGKRSFDSAEVRKTMSYYAQLVPYFDPNMASYAWQDAVTPLVQGKDAMYLTGAFISQNITTGDPDDLDFFTVPVIDPSIPRAEEAPTDGYFASAKTKDPKATKEFLSFLASPESQQQFIEASQSSNLPTSPDVDASKFSPLVRKGLEMLNSTEQITQFFNRDSSDALQTTADAALTKFLAQPKDVDAILKEWQTAAQRVFDA
- a CDS encoding carbohydrate ABC transporter permease; the protein is MTAGRTDDATSLITTGRRRRGPRRVPPLVWAFLLIPLVIELALVFWPAVNSFYISLTKWNGAGTPEFIGFKNFENLLSDPVFGTAFVNNVIWVIGFGGASVALGLALAVALNKPRRGVGFYRSAIYLPMVFSLAVTGLFWRLLYQPDGAVNTFLGLIGLESWEKQWLADPNLALYAVLIAAVWRQVGYIMVLYLAGLKGVDPALEEAAAVDGASPWQRFWRIVMPQLKGVSSIVFAVTVIDSLRTFDIVWAMTRGGPYNSSQLLSTYMYQTSFSVVDLGYGSAIAVVIFLLAILFIIGYLVRASKEED
- a CDS encoding cellulase-like family protein; protein product: MVNADSQLERYSPVPSAAHLPDALTITLWDFSWYVRTGEGEPFADLDAAAAEAVDRGYNTIRICAMPFLLFGSGLDTSDVSLDRLGGEYAQGVRWYDVKSPTRFDGRALLTELFEVCRRRGLFVILSSWEYQQSASFSTDDAWWRALDGVDPEHRAERLAESFSAMIDFLRERGLDDRVAFVELHNEVTTGHLADGLGVDDEAARVIAIEPRLSRGIRRFHDLQPEVPVTVNYSRVPVGAMRAIPAEADVIVVHPYVYGVLDEVTAAFDLRGSLAEFPREAVEAAGLLRPGAPEATSWVLPAATAWKMDATIVGKPEIFMHDWMDAEAFDRYLYERYESHRVEMHRVLSIWLEVAADAAAARGIPLVLGEGWVGYTPLRSWFEEGPVGAAYCRFAVAESARVGAWGTLVCSNAAPHHPMWGEIALQQECNELFIQRRSQQ